TCGAGGCGAACGAAGGCAAGGTCACCAAGACCGAGACCTGGGGCCTCAAGAATCTCGCCTACAAGATCGACCGCAACCGCAAGGCGCATTTCGTGCTCCTCAATATCGAGGGTCCGGGCGCCGTGGTTCAGGAACTTGAGCGCCAGACGCGCATCAACGAAGATGTCATCCGCTACATGACCATCCGCGTGGACGAACACGAGGAAGGCCCCAGCGTGATGATGCGCAAGAACGACCGCGACAAGAAGCGCCGCGATCGCGATCGGGGAGACGACTGATGGCCCGCCCGTTTTTTCGCCGCCGCAAGACCTGCCCGTTCTCGGGCAAGAATGCGCCGACCATCGATTACAAGGACACGCGCCTGCTGCAGGGTTTCATATCCGAGCGTGGCAAGATCGTGCCCAGCCGCATCACCGCCGTCAGCGCCAAGAAGCAGCGCGAACTCGCCAAGGCGATCAAGCGTTCGCGCCACATCGGCCTGCTGCCCTACATCGTGAAGTAAGAGGAGAAGACACATGGATATCATCCTCCTCGAACGGATCGGCAATCTGGGTTCGATCGGCGACGTCGTTTCCGTGAAGGACGGCTACGCCCGCAACTTCCTCCTCCCGCAGAAGAAGGCGCTGCGCGCCAACGAGGCGAACAAGAAGGTCTTCGAGGCCAATCGCGATCGCCTGGAGAAGGAAAACGCGGAACGCCGCGGCGAGGCCGAGAAGGCGGGCGAGAAGGTCGACGGCACGGAAATCGTGCTGATCCGCGCCTCCTCCAACGCCGGCCAGCTCTACGGTTCGGTCAACGTTCGCGACATCGTCAACGGCCTCGAAGAGAAGGGCCATTCGATCGACAAGAAGCAGGTCATCATGGGCAGCCCGATCAAGACGATCGGCATGCACGAGGTGACCATCGCGCTGCACCCCGAGGTGCACGTCGCGGTGAAGGCCAATGTTGCGCGTTCGGACGACGAAGCCGAACTGCAGAGCCAGGGCGTCGACGTCCTCGCGCAGATGTTCGAAGACGAGCAGCGCGAGATCGAGGCGATGGCGCAGGCCAACGCCGTCGATCCGAACCTCGAGCCGGGCGAAATCCCCGCCGAGCTGCTGGAAGAGAACGCCGAGGCGGACGCTGCGGACGAATCGACCGAGAACTAAGGGCGCGGGCCACGGCCCGACCGATCCCCGGCCCATACCGCCGGACGGAACAGCAAAGGGGCGCGGTCCACACCGGATCGCGCCCCTTTCTCTTGCCTGTCGCATCCGCGCGATACTATCAGCCGCGCGATGGAATCGATCGAAACAATAATATCCGACCTGACCCGCCTCTATGACGAGGCGATCGAACGGCTGCGCAGGGACGTCGTCGCCTATGCGCGCGAGGGCACCCTGCCCCCACCTGAGCGTCGCACCGATGGCAGCTACGCCTATCCCGAGCTGCGCCTGATCTATCGCGGGGGCGAGCAGCCGCGCGATCGCAGCCGCTCCTTCGGTCGTCTCACCGCGCCCGGCATCTACGCCACCACCGTCACCCGCCCCGCCCTGTTCGCGACCTATCTGGCCGAGCAGCTGCGCCTGATCGGGGAGGATTACGACGTCTCGCTGGAAGTTCAGCGCTCGCGGCAGGAAATTCCCTTCCCCTACGTCCTCGACGGCGCGGTGGGGGCCGAACTCGCCGGGATCGATCCGAACGATCTCGCGCGCCACTTCCCCTCCACGGAGCTGGCGCTGATCGGCGACGAGCTGGCCGACGGGATCGAGCTGGACGAGGATACCGACACCATCCCCCTGTCGCTGTTCGACGGGTTGCGGACCGATTTCAGCCTCGCCCGGCTGGCGCATTATACCGGCACCGACACCGACCATTTCCAGCGCTTCGTCCTGTTCACGAACTATCATCGCTATGTCGATGAATTCGTTGACTGGGCGGGCAAGCAGCTGGGCAAGAACGGCTGCACCGCGCTGGCCGGTGCGGGCGGGCTTTATATAGACGAGCCGGTCGACAATGCGCGCGACCAGCTGTCCGATACCGCGTGGCGGCGGCACCAGATGCCTGCCTACCACCTGTTGGGCGAGGATGGCGGCGGCATCACGCTGGTCAATATCGGTGTCGGCCCGTCCAATGCGAAAACGATCTGCGATCACCTGGCGGTGCTGCGGCCCGAAGCTTGGCTGATGATCGGCCATTGCGGTGGCCTGCGCCCGAGCCAGAAGATCGGGGACTACGTGCTCGCCCACGCCTATCTGCGCGACGATCATGTGCTCGACCCGGTGCTGCCGCCCGAAATCCCCCTGCCCGCCATCGCCGAGGTCCAGCAGGCCCTGGCCGGCGCGGCTGAGCAGGTTTCCGGCGAGCATGGCGCCGACCTCAAGAAGCGCATGCGCACCGGCACCGTGGTCACCACCGACGACCGCAATTGGGAGCTGCGCTACACCCAGTCCGCGCGCCGCCTGTCGCTCAGCCGCGCGGTCGGGATCGACATGGAAAGCGCGACCATCGCCGCGCAGGGCTATCGCTTCCGGGTGCCCTACGGCACGCTGCTATGCGTCAGCGACAAGCCGCTGCACGGCGAGATCAAGCTGCCGGGGCAGGCGAACAAGTTCTACGAGGAAG
Above is a genomic segment from Erythrobacter sp. 3-20A1M containing:
- the rpsF gene encoding 30S ribosomal protein S6, whose product is MALYEHVFLARQDLSQAQVDQLAATATEIVEANEGKVTKTETWGLKNLAYKIDRNRKAHFVLLNIEGPGAVVQELERQTRINEDVIRYMTIRVDEHEEGPSVMMRKNDRDKKRRDRDRGDD
- the rpsR gene encoding 30S ribosomal protein S18, yielding MARPFFRRRKTCPFSGKNAPTIDYKDTRLLQGFISERGKIVPSRITAVSAKKQRELAKAIKRSRHIGLLPYIVK
- a CDS encoding AMP nucleosidase → MESIETIISDLTRLYDEAIERLRRDVVAYAREGTLPPPERRTDGSYAYPELRLIYRGGEQPRDRSRSFGRLTAPGIYATTVTRPALFATYLAEQLRLIGEDYDVSLEVQRSRQEIPFPYVLDGAVGAELAGIDPNDLARHFPSTELALIGDELADGIELDEDTDTIPLSLFDGLRTDFSLARLAHYTGTDTDHFQRFVLFTNYHRYVDEFVDWAGKQLGKNGCTALAGAGGLYIDEPVDNARDQLSDTAWRRHQMPAYHLLGEDGGGITLVNIGVGPSNAKTICDHLAVLRPEAWLMIGHCGGLRPSQKIGDYVLAHAYLRDDHVLDPVLPPEIPLPAIAEVQQALAGAAEQVSGEHGADLKKRMRTGTVVTTDDRNWELRYTQSARRLSLSRAVGIDMESATIAAQGYRFRVPYGTLLCVSDKPLHGEIKLPGQANKFYEEAIAAHLQIGVTACRRLREEGQRLHSRKLRAFNEPPFR
- the rplI gene encoding 50S ribosomal protein L9 — translated: MDIILLERIGNLGSIGDVVSVKDGYARNFLLPQKKALRANEANKKVFEANRDRLEKENAERRGEAEKAGEKVDGTEIVLIRASSNAGQLYGSVNVRDIVNGLEEKGHSIDKKQVIMGSPIKTIGMHEVTIALHPEVHVAVKANVARSDDEAELQSQGVDVLAQMFEDEQREIEAMAQANAVDPNLEPGEIPAELLEENAEADAADESTEN